A portion of the Sabethes cyaneus chromosome 3, idSabCyanKW18_F2, whole genome shotgun sequence genome contains these proteins:
- the LOC128742153 gene encoding low density lipoprotein receptor adapter protein 1-B-like isoform X1 produces the protein MAFFKSIWKNNSKHKKLCEELALANNIRDFSDNHEELEDGFEEAITYSVKYLGNTSIPTPRSDSSTADAVKRIITAAKGNKKLQRVTLSISPKGIEMQDPATGETLLQVSIYNISYCSADAAHDHVFAFVGTSSNPETEVKEMCFRKDAVEVDFEGPLVCYAYLCQKRKMAQTVTLTVARSFERAYQIWQNKQFHAERKRKELEKLNASNRAGNDSSSSSSHCQSKSKGTSDESDNRSLLIDFNSDLTAEICSKDHRDLLQNTWVSFEDDPSPQEFFTVPNLNSSSVWSRTAICSN, from the exons AATTATGCGAAGAACTTGCTTTGGCCAATAACATCCGGGACTTTTCGGACAACCACGAAGAGCTGGAGGATGGTTTTGAGGAGGCAATAACGTACAGCGTCAAATATTTGGGAAACACATCCATTCCCACACCTCGATCTGATAGTTCGACGGCGGATGCTGTAAAGCGGATCATTACGGCTGCTAAGG GAAACAAGAAGCTTCAACGTGTGACCCTTTCCATTTCACCGAAAGGAATCGAAATGCAGGATCCAGCCACGGGAGAAACACTCCTGCAGGTGTCCATCTACAACATTTCCTACTGCTCGGCAGATGCGGCGCATGATCACGTGTTTGCTTTCGTCGGAACTAGCTCCAACCCGGAAACGGAAGTCAAGGAGATGTGCTTCCGGAAAGATGCCGTAGAGGTAGACTTTGAGGGTCCTCTGGTGTGTTACGCCTATCTGtgtcaaaagcgaaaaatggCACAGACGGTGACGCTTACCGTAGCACGAAGCTTCGAGAGAGCATATCAGATCTGGCAAAACAAGCAATTCCATGCCGAGCGGAAACGGAAGGAGTTGGAGAAGTTGAATGCAAGCAATCGAGCGGGAAACgatagcagtagcagtagtagtcACTGTCAGTCAAAGTCGAAAGGAACTTCGGATGAAAGCGATAACCGAAGTTTACTGATCGATTTCAATTCGGATTTGACGGCGGAAATTTGCTCCAAAGATCATCGCGATCTGCTGCAGAATACTTGG GTATCATTTGAAGATGATCCATCACCACAAGAGTTCTTCACAGTGCCAAATCTAAATTCTTCCAGTGTATGGAGTAGAACAGCCATTTGCTCTaattaa
- the LOC128742153 gene encoding low density lipoprotein receptor adapter protein 1-B-like isoform X2 — translation MAFFKSIWKNNSKHKKLCEELALANNIRDFSDNHEELEDGFEEAITYSVKYLGNTSIPTPRSDSSTADAVKRIITAAKGNKKLQRVTLSISPKGIEMQDPATGETLLQVSIYNISYCSADAAHDHVFAFVGTSSNPETEVKEMCFRKDAVEVDFEGPLVCYAYLCQKRKMAQTVTLTVARSFERAYQIWQNKQFHAERKRKELEKLNASNRAGNDSSSSSSHCQSKSKGTSDESDNRSLLIDFNSDLTAEICSKDHRDLLQNTWHYNCRYHLKMIHHHKSSSQCQI, via the exons AATTATGCGAAGAACTTGCTTTGGCCAATAACATCCGGGACTTTTCGGACAACCACGAAGAGCTGGAGGATGGTTTTGAGGAGGCAATAACGTACAGCGTCAAATATTTGGGAAACACATCCATTCCCACACCTCGATCTGATAGTTCGACGGCGGATGCTGTAAAGCGGATCATTACGGCTGCTAAGG GAAACAAGAAGCTTCAACGTGTGACCCTTTCCATTTCACCGAAAGGAATCGAAATGCAGGATCCAGCCACGGGAGAAACACTCCTGCAGGTGTCCATCTACAACATTTCCTACTGCTCGGCAGATGCGGCGCATGATCACGTGTTTGCTTTCGTCGGAACTAGCTCCAACCCGGAAACGGAAGTCAAGGAGATGTGCTTCCGGAAAGATGCCGTAGAGGTAGACTTTGAGGGTCCTCTGGTGTGTTACGCCTATCTGtgtcaaaagcgaaaaatggCACAGACGGTGACGCTTACCGTAGCACGAAGCTTCGAGAGAGCATATCAGATCTGGCAAAACAAGCAATTCCATGCCGAGCGGAAACGGAAGGAGTTGGAGAAGTTGAATGCAAGCAATCGAGCGGGAAACgatagcagtagcagtagtagtcACTGTCAGTCAAAGTCGAAAGGAACTTCGGATGAAAGCGATAACCGAAGTTTACTGATCGATTTCAATTCGGATTTGACGGCGGAAATTTGCTCCAAAGATCATCGCGATCTGCTGCAGAATACTTGG caTTATAATTGCAGGTATCATTTGAAGATGATCCATCACCACAAGAGTTCTTCACAGTGCCAAATCTAA